Proteins from a single region of Sediminitomix flava:
- a CDS encoding glycyl radical enzyme family protein, producing the protein MEYRFTLTEEFLDKYKNVRPPFGFNGLGELVYIRTYSRLKEDGVNEEWWETVRRVVEGTYTIQKNHILKYHLGWDDDKAQQSAQEMYDRMFQMKFLPPGRGLWAMGTDLTIKRNLFAALNNCAFVSTDEIDQDATKPFEFLMDMSMLGVGVGFDVKGAGLIGVFQPDWNEAINFEIPDTREGWVQSVGMLLDAYFHKGRVGVNFDYSKIRKAGEPIKGFGGVSSGPGPLIKLHKQINDIFSGRESGSPLSTTDIVDVMNMIGCCVVAGNVRRSAEIVFGDPSDEEYLKLKDYTWNQETGEMEGSNVRRAEFGWSSNNSVFAGLGMDYTKVAAQTAVNGEPGYIWLDNIQKFGRLVDGEDNKDRRAAGTNPCAEQSLESYEMCCLVETFPTRAESKEDFLRTLKFAYLYAKTVTLGNTHCAETNRVLLRNRRIGTSMSGIAQFVESHGLDEFKTWCDEGYHTIQDWDTIYSEWLCVPRSVKTTSIKPSGTVSLLPGVTPGIHYPESNHYIRRIRIAEDSPLIKKCIDAGYDVEPSVSEANTMVVSVPVHIPNVRTLNEVSIWEQVSLAAFLQKYWADNQVSVTVTFKKDEASQINPILNYYQYQLKSVSFLPKLEKGAVFPQMPYEEITREKYLELEGKLKNLDFRNMKGEDAESERFCDGDSCVIK; encoded by the coding sequence ATGGAATATAGATTTACGTTAACTGAAGAATTCTTAGACAAGTACAAAAATGTTAGACCTCCCTTTGGCTTTAATGGACTAGGGGAATTGGTGTATATTCGTACGTACTCTCGTCTGAAAGAGGACGGAGTGAATGAAGAATGGTGGGAAACTGTCAGGCGTGTTGTTGAGGGTACATATACAATTCAAAAAAATCACATCTTAAAATACCATTTGGGTTGGGATGATGATAAAGCACAACAGTCCGCTCAGGAAATGTATGATCGTATGTTCCAAATGAAATTCTTACCTCCGGGTAGAGGATTGTGGGCTATGGGTACAGATTTGACGATCAAAAGAAACCTATTTGCAGCTTTGAATAACTGTGCTTTTGTAAGTACAGATGAGATTGATCAAGACGCAACAAAGCCTTTCGAGTTCTTGATGGATATGTCAATGCTTGGTGTCGGAGTTGGTTTTGATGTAAAAGGCGCTGGTTTGATTGGCGTTTTCCAACCAGATTGGAATGAGGCAATCAACTTTGAAATTCCAGATACAAGAGAAGGTTGGGTTCAGAGTGTCGGAATGCTTCTAGATGCTTATTTCCATAAAGGAAGAGTGGGTGTGAACTTCGATTATTCTAAAATCCGTAAGGCAGGTGAGCCTATAAAAGGATTTGGTGGAGTAAGTTCTGGACCTGGTCCATTGATTAAACTTCATAAGCAGATCAATGATATCTTTAGTGGTAGAGAAAGTGGCAGTCCACTTTCGACAACTGATATTGTGGATGTGATGAATATGATCGGTTGCTGTGTCGTAGCTGGTAATGTTCGTAGAAGTGCAGAAATTGTATTCGGTGATCCTTCGGATGAAGAATACTTGAAATTGAAAGATTATACTTGGAACCAAGAAACTGGAGAAATGGAAGGTTCAAACGTGCGTAGAGCAGAGTTTGGATGGTCTTCTAATAACTCAGTTTTTGCAGGTCTGGGTATGGATTATACAAAAGTAGCGGCACAGACTGCTGTGAATGGAGAGCCAGGTTATATTTGGTTGGACAACATTCAGAAGTTTGGTCGTTTGGTAGATGGAGAGGATAACAAAGATAGACGTGCAGCGGGTACAAACCCATGCGCAGAGCAGTCTTTGGAAAGCTACGAAATGTGTTGTTTGGTAGAGACTTTCCCTACTAGAGCTGAAAGTAAAGAAGACTTCTTACGTACCTTGAAGTTTGCTTACTTGTACGCAAAAACAGTGACATTAGGAAATACGCACTGTGCAGAAACAAACAGAGTATTGTTGAGAAACAGACGTATCGGTACCTCTATGAGTGGTATCGCTCAGTTTGTAGAATCTCATGGTTTGGATGAGTTCAAAACTTGGTGTGACGAAGGCTATCACACTATTCAAGATTGGGATACGATCTATTCTGAATGGTTATGTGTACCTCGTTCTGTAAAGACAACTTCGATTAAGCCAAGTGGTACAGTTTCATTGCTTCCGGGAGTGACTCCAGGTATTCACTACCCAGAAAGTAACCATTACATCCGTCGTATCCGTATTGCAGAAGATTCTCCTTTGATCAAAAAGTGTATTGATGCAGGTTACGATGTAGAGCCTTCGGTATCTGAGGCAAATACAATGGTTGTTTCAGTTCCTGTACATATTCCGAATGTGAGAACCTTGAATGAGGTGAGTATCTGGGAGCAAGTGAGTTTGGCTGCATTCTTACAAAAGTATTGGGCAGATAACCAAGTTTCGGTTACAGTGACGTTTAAGAAAGATGAAGCTTCTCAAATCAATCCGATTTTGAACTACTATCAGTACCAACTGAAGTCTGTGAGTTTCTTGCCAAAATTGGAAAAAGGAGCTGTTTTCCCTCAAATGCCATATGAGGAAATTACAAGAGAAAAATATCTAGAGTTGGAAGGAAAGTTGAAAAACCTAGATTTCAGAAATATGAAAGGTGAAGATGCAGAAAGTGAAAGATTCTGTGATGGTGATTCTTGTGTGATCAAGTAA
- a CDS encoding CotH kinase family protein has protein sequence MKKLKIFIILHLFLGATFACRESTIDENDIIIEKEIDTPDWTENTHSNAVEPNYEVVFPEDQVLQLYITLDDGDWSKMQNDLASNLGGNHFPGGRTDIDFDPIWVAASLVYEGTEWYKVGIRYKGNSSLKGTYSSNSDKYSFKLDFDEFEDEYPDIKNQRFFGFKQLNLNNNYDDDSFVREKTASDLFRSFGVPSARTTFCQVYIDKGNGSEYLGLYTIVEEVDDTVLDAQFENGEGNLYKPDGDAATFASGTYNQSEMEIKTNEESSDYSDVRALYEIINATTRDEGWQEELENIFDVDHFLKYLAVNTVIQNWDTYGNMTHNFYLYNHNGKLVWIPWDNNEAFQEGKMQGALSLGLTEVEDFWPLIRYIIDVPSYEEQYQAYVKDFSENYFTHENMQNIYMNHSMLIQEYAQSESWNFEGAINELVQHVSERTEAVNQYLK, from the coding sequence ATGAAAAAACTAAAAATATTTATTATTCTTCACCTTTTCTTAGGAGCCACCTTTGCCTGTAGAGAATCTACAATTGATGAAAATGATATAATTATTGAAAAAGAAATTGATACACCAGACTGGACTGAAAACACACATAGCAATGCTGTTGAGCCAAACTATGAAGTTGTTTTTCCAGAGGATCAAGTCCTCCAACTATACATAACTTTGGACGATGGTGACTGGAGCAAAATGCAAAATGATCTTGCCAGTAATTTAGGTGGAAATCACTTCCCCGGTGGAAGAACCGACATAGACTTCGACCCCATTTGGGTAGCGGCTAGTCTTGTATATGAAGGAACAGAATGGTATAAAGTCGGAATAAGATACAAAGGGAATTCTTCATTGAAAGGCACTTACTCTTCAAACTCTGATAAGTATTCTTTCAAACTAGATTTCGATGAGTTTGAAGATGAATATCCAGATATTAAAAATCAGCGTTTTTTTGGTTTTAAACAGTTAAACCTAAACAACAACTATGATGACGATTCATTTGTAAGAGAAAAAACGGCATCAGACCTGTTCCGTTCTTTTGGAGTTCCTTCAGCTCGAACTACTTTCTGCCAAGTGTACATCGATAAAGGAAATGGCTCTGAGTACCTCGGTCTTTACACGATAGTAGAAGAAGTGGATGACACTGTTTTAGATGCTCAGTTTGAAAATGGCGAAGGTAATTTGTACAAGCCAGATGGAGATGCGGCCACTTTTGCATCGGGTACTTACAATCAATCTGAAATGGAAATCAAAACTAATGAAGAAAGTAGTGACTATTCAGACGTAAGAGCTCTCTATGAGATTATCAATGCGACTACGAGAGATGAAGGTTGGCAAGAAGAACTCGAAAACATTTTTGATGTCGATCATTTTCTCAAATACTTAGCCGTAAATACCGTCATTCAGAACTGGGACACCTATGGAAACATGACACACAATTTCTATCTCTACAATCATAATGGAAAATTGGTATGGATACCTTGGGATAATAATGAAGCCTTTCAAGAAGGAAAAATGCAAGGAGCCCTAAGCCTTGGTTTAACTGAAGTTGAAGATTTTTGGCCTCTTATCCGCTATATCATAGATGTGCCTAGTTATGAAGAACAGTATCAGGCATATGTAAAAGACTTTAGTGAAAATTATTTCACTCACGAAAACATGCAAAATATCTATATGAATCATTCTATGCTCATTCAAGAATATGCACAAAGTGAATCTTGGAATTTTGAAGGAGCAATCAATGAGTTAGTTCAACACGTATCAGAGCGAACAGAGGCCGTCAATCAATATTTAAAATAA
- a CDS encoding DUF4956 domain-containing protein, with the protein MDLNFITEQLNTQTSSVSVFQIGVFLIRMLINLLSITALVRVLYARNNRNRDFFFTYYGIGFTVFLICYMLQNVELELGFALGLFAVFGIIRYRTDPIPIKSMTYLFVVIGISIINALAGNHISEYYLFLVNSIMILGLWAVESSLFLNKEQGLLIFYEKIENIKPENSNQLLHDLFERTGLLITRYEIKDVDFLRDAAHIQVFYLREDASQKEVERVNDRKSALKVVFRNPV; encoded by the coding sequence ATGGATCTTAACTTCATTACAGAACAACTAAACACACAGACCTCATCAGTAAGTGTCTTCCAAATCGGGGTATTTCTTATCCGAATGCTCATTAATCTCCTCTCTATTACTGCACTCGTTCGTGTGCTTTACGCCCGAAACAATAGAAATAGAGACTTCTTTTTCACCTATTACGGCATCGGTTTTACTGTATTCTTGATCTGCTATATGCTCCAAAATGTAGAACTAGAATTAGGTTTTGCTCTTGGGCTTTTTGCGGTTTTCGGAATTATCAGATACCGAACAGATCCTATTCCAATCAAATCAATGACTTATCTGTTTGTCGTGATTGGTATATCCATCATCAATGCATTGGCAGGAAATCATATATCTGAATACTATTTATTTCTGGTCAATTCAATTATGATCTTAGGGCTATGGGCTGTAGAATCAAGTCTTTTTCTCAATAAAGAACAAGGTCTTCTGATTTTCTATGAAAAAATAGAAAACATTAAACCCGAAAACTCAAACCAACTTCTTCATGATCTTTTTGAACGCACAGGCTTATTGATCACTCGTTACGAAATCAAAGATGTAGACTTTTTGAGAGATGCCGCACACATTCAAGTTTTCTACCTAAGAGAAGATGCCTCACAGAAAGAAGTAGAACGAGTAAATGATCGAAAATCGGCATTGAAGGTAGTTTTCAGAAATCCAGTATAG
- a CDS encoding sensor histidine kinase: protein MKQEKLFKGFEYIILGFIGVLLFVLPIFYEYDSYSMDWDRVFNIWKAYIPFLLLFSLNHFVLLPYFFFRNKKIYFLIANLLLIIGLTVSTRFVFKDSGRPFTREQMEMPRRNRPPREGLPPHRMPDPRQRHPLPQQSPLRQLPPELGFVLLSILIIGFDTGLSLSVKWVASEQDRVNTEKEMVESQLAFLRNQVSPHFFMNTLNNIHSLMDIDTEEAKESIIRLSKLMRHLLYDSEVKEIPIEKEVQFVGNYIDLMKLRFSDKVKITFDISSELPNITIPPLLFTSYVENAFKHGISYQQESFIHIMFAFAEHELYFKVENSNPKSIQKEGPSGVGLVNSQKRLELLYGKNFELNISDIKESYTVELKIPV, encoded by the coding sequence ATGAAACAAGAAAAACTATTTAAAGGCTTTGAATATATCATATTGGGGTTTATTGGTGTACTACTATTTGTACTTCCGATATTCTATGAATACGATTCTTATTCAATGGACTGGGATAGGGTTTTCAATATTTGGAAAGCTTACATTCCTTTTCTCCTCCTTTTTTCGCTCAATCATTTTGTCTTACTTCCCTATTTCTTTTTCAGAAATAAAAAAATATACTTCCTAATTGCCAATCTGTTATTGATAATTGGACTGACTGTATCCACACGTTTCGTTTTCAAAGATAGTGGTCGTCCATTTACAAGAGAGCAAATGGAAATGCCAAGGCGAAATAGACCTCCAAGAGAAGGTTTACCTCCGCATAGAATGCCAGACCCAAGGCAAAGACATCCGCTTCCCCAACAATCTCCCTTACGTCAACTTCCTCCAGAATTGGGTTTTGTCTTATTATCGATACTGATCATTGGTTTCGATACGGGCCTAAGCCTGTCGGTAAAATGGGTCGCTTCAGAACAAGACCGTGTAAATACAGAGAAAGAAATGGTAGAATCTCAACTTGCATTTCTTCGGAATCAAGTAAGTCCACATTTCTTTATGAATACTCTCAACAACATTCATTCGCTCATGGATATTGACACAGAAGAAGCCAAAGAATCCATTATTAGGCTGTCGAAATTGATGCGTCATTTACTTTATGATTCAGAAGTCAAAGAAATTCCGATAGAAAAAGAAGTCCAATTTGTTGGAAACTACATAGATCTCATGAAGCTTCGTTTTTCTGACAAAGTAAAAATCACTTTCGACATCTCTTCAGAACTGCCGAATATCACTATTCCGCCTTTGTTGTTTACTTCTTATGTTGAGAATGCCTTCAAACATGGCATCAGTTATCAACAAGAAAGCTTTATCCACATCATGTTTGCTTTTGCTGAACACGAATTATATTTCAAGGTTGAAAATAGCAACCCGAAAAGCATTCAGAAAGAAGGGCCTTCTGGTGTGGGTCTTGTGAACTCCCAAAAGCGTTTAGAGCTTTTGTATGGTAAGAATTTTGAGCTAAACATAAGCGATATAAAAGAAAGCTATACTGTAGAATTAAAAATACCCGTATGA
- a CDS encoding catalase, giving the protein MTNKKLTTQNGAPISDDNNSISAGERGPLTFDNWQLMEKLAHFNRERIPERVVHARGYGAYGTFKLTKDLSEYTCANFLNGEGKETELFLRFSTVAGGQDSGDYVRDVRGFSVKFYTEEGNYDIVGNNTPVFFLRDPQKFPDFIHSQNKNPQTNLPNPFAHFEFWASNPQSLHQITILMSDRGIPYSLRHINGYGSHTLSLWNKSGERYWVKWHFKTDQGIKTLTNEEAAQKEPFGHQKDLVEAIERGDFPSWTVKLQIMPEKDAETYEINPFDLTKVWSHKDYPLIEVGKLTLNRNVKNYFAETEQATFTPANLVPGTGASPDKMLQARLFAYGDAHRYRVGANHNQLPVNAPKCPVNHYQKDGAMAHGCPFHTGSDSPQTEKVNYYPNDQKEMPQQDPSVAEPPMRLTAGTIDRFDTRDEDNFTQAGDLFRIMSDDQKDQLTSNIVGGLSQASESAQERMLEYFTKADPAYGQMVKDKLKK; this is encoded by the coding sequence ATGACTAATAAGAAATTAACTACTCAAAATGGAGCTCCAATTTCAGATGATAATAACAGTATCTCTGCAGGAGAAAGAGGCCCACTAACTTTTGACAATTGGCAATTGATGGAGAAATTGGCTCACTTTAATAGAGAGCGTATTCCTGAGCGAGTTGTACATGCACGTGGATATGGTGCGTACGGAACATTTAAACTGACCAAAGACCTTTCTGAGTACACTTGTGCTAACTTTTTGAATGGAGAAGGAAAAGAAACAGAACTCTTTTTACGTTTCTCAACAGTGGCAGGAGGACAAGATTCGGGTGACTATGTGAGAGATGTAAGAGGTTTCTCCGTAAAATTTTATACAGAAGAAGGAAACTATGACATCGTAGGTAATAATACACCTGTCTTCTTTCTCAGAGACCCTCAGAAATTTCCTGATTTTATTCATTCTCAGAACAAAAATCCTCAGACGAATCTTCCAAACCCTTTCGCTCACTTTGAATTCTGGGCAAGCAATCCACAATCACTTCATCAGATCACAATTTTGATGTCTGATCGTGGTATTCCTTATTCATTGCGTCACATCAATGGTTATGGCTCGCACACTTTGAGTCTTTGGAATAAAAGTGGAGAACGCTATTGGGTGAAATGGCATTTCAAAACTGATCAAGGAATTAAAACTCTTACAAACGAAGAAGCTGCTCAAAAGGAGCCTTTCGGACATCAGAAAGATTTGGTGGAAGCAATTGAAAGAGGTGATTTCCCATCTTGGACTGTAAAGCTTCAGATTATGCCAGAAAAGGATGCAGAGACTTACGAAATTAATCCGTTTGATTTGACAAAAGTATGGTCTCATAAAGACTATCCATTGATCGAAGTAGGTAAACTGACATTAAATAGAAATGTGAAGAATTACTTTGCAGAAACGGAACAAGCAACATTTACACCAGCCAATTTGGTTCCAGGAACAGGAGCTTCTCCAGATAAAATGTTACAAGCAAGATTGTTTGCCTATGGCGATGCTCACCGCTACCGTGTAGGGGCAAATCATAATCAGTTGCCTGTAAATGCACCAAAGTGCCCTGTAAATCATTACCAAAAAGATGGAGCTATGGCACATGGTTGTCCGTTCCATACAGGAAGTGATAGCCCACAGACAGAAAAGGTGAATTATTATCCGAACGATCAGAAAGAAATGCCTCAGCAAGACCCTTCAGTGGCTGAACCGCCAATGCGATTAACGGCAGGAACAATAGATCGTTTTGATACACGCGATGAAGACAATTTCACTCAAGCAGGAGATTTGTTCCGAATTATGTCTGATGATCAGAAAGACCAATTGACGAGTAATATAGTTGGAGGACTTTCACAGGCATCTGAAAGTGCACAAGAAAGAATGCTTGAATATTTTACGAAGGCTGACCCTGCTTATGGACAGATGGTAAAAGATAAATTGAAAAAATAA
- a CDS encoding DUF2490 domain-containing protein, translating into MRFFQKYILLCAAFFISIQLSLAQEVETEQEFQTWTSFTLQKKLGKGLSLDIKPQLRFENTEIDKGLFDAGLQYKWNNFIKTKAIYRFGLENKTETNEISHRFALDLKGEREWNRWEGSLRLRMSTITDFEEEDNDGLNLRYRAKMAYNLPKTSLKPYISAELFQDLEAQQFSKVRYSTGASYKLFKHNYIGFRYSLDYYLLKYKNRHIISLNYKIKIK; encoded by the coding sequence ATGAGATTTTTTCAGAAATATATATTACTCTGTGCAGCCTTTTTCATAAGTATTCAACTCTCCCTTGCTCAAGAAGTAGAAACAGAACAAGAATTTCAGACTTGGACTTCATTTACACTTCAGAAAAAACTTGGAAAGGGTCTTTCTCTTGATATCAAACCTCAATTAAGATTTGAAAATACTGAAATAGACAAAGGTCTATTTGATGCTGGTCTTCAATACAAATGGAATAATTTCATCAAAACAAAAGCTATTTATCGCTTTGGGCTAGAAAATAAAACAGAGACCAATGAAATCAGCCATCGGTTTGCCTTAGACTTAAAAGGCGAGAGAGAATGGAATAGATGGGAAGGAAGCCTGAGATTACGGATGAGTACAATCACTGACTTTGAAGAAGAAGACAACGATGGATTAAACCTCAGATACCGAGCAAAAATGGCTTATAATCTTCCAAAAACAAGTCTCAAACCCTATATCTCGGCAGAACTTTTCCAAGATCTAGAAGCTCAGCAGTTTTCAAAAGTCAGATACAGTACTGGAGCCAGCTACAAATTATTCAAACATAATTATATCGGGTTCCGATACTCACTTGATTACTACCTACTCAAATACAAAAACAGGCATATCATTAGCCTCAACTATAAAATCAAGATCAAATGA
- a CDS encoding NAD-dependent epimerase/dehydratase family protein, which yields MTQIDKSKPVMVTGANGYVASWLVKRLLDEGITVHAAVRNPNNEEKIGHLKEAAANTTGEIKFFKADLLTEGAYKEAMEGCELVYHTASPFTTEVKDPQKELIEPAEKGTANVLNTAKETPSVKRVVVTSSCAAIYTDAIDSVNAPNGQLTEDIWNTTASLDYQPYSYSKTLAEKKAWEIADSQSQWDLVTINPSLVLGPALNPKNTTSESVNIMKMLGGGDMKMGAPKMGLGLVDVRDVAEAHFKAGFTPSAKGRYITSAHNTNFLEMGTILLPKYGKQFPLPKKPLPKWLLMLVGPLTNKLFTRQFIRNNVNIPWKADNSKIKDELGISFKPMKETLEDSFQVLIDEKILKAS from the coding sequence ATGACACAGATAGATAAATCAAAACCCGTAATGGTCACTGGTGCTAATGGTTATGTAGCGAGTTGGTTAGTAAAAAGACTATTAGACGAAGGAATTACGGTACATGCTGCAGTTAGAAACCCAAATAATGAAGAGAAAATTGGTCACTTAAAAGAAGCTGCCGCAAATACAACTGGAGAAATCAAATTCTTTAAAGCTGATCTTCTGACAGAAGGTGCATATAAAGAAGCTATGGAAGGTTGTGAACTCGTTTATCATACGGCATCTCCATTTACAACTGAAGTTAAAGACCCTCAGAAAGAATTAATAGAGCCTGCAGAAAAAGGAACTGCAAATGTTTTAAACACAGCAAAAGAGACTCCATCTGTAAAAAGAGTTGTTGTTACAAGTAGCTGTGCGGCTATTTATACTGATGCTATTGATTCTGTAAATGCACCAAATGGTCAACTCACTGAAGACATCTGGAATACTACAGCCTCTTTAGACTATCAACCTTATTCGTATTCAAAAACATTGGCTGAGAAAAAAGCTTGGGAAATTGCAGATAGCCAAAGCCAATGGGATTTAGTCACAATTAATCCATCATTGGTATTGGGCCCTGCATTAAACCCAAAAAATACGACTTCGGAAAGTGTGAATATCATGAAAATGCTTGGTGGAGGAGATATGAAAATGGGTGCGCCTAAAATGGGATTAGGTTTAGTAGACGTTAGGGATGTGGCTGAAGCACATTTCAAAGCAGGATTCACACCATCTGCAAAAGGGAGATATATCACCTCAGCACATAATACTAACTTCTTGGAAATGGGCACAATACTGCTTCCTAAATATGGTAAGCAATTCCCTCTGCCTAAAAAGCCTCTTCCAAAATGGTTATTGATGCTTGTAGGTCCACTTACCAACAAGTTATTCACACGTCAGTTTATCAGAAACAATGTAAATATTCCTTGGAAAGCAGATAATTCAAAAATCAAAGATGAGCTTGGAATCTCCTTCAAACCGATGAAAGAAACTTTGGAAGATTCATTCCAAGTACTAATTGATGAAAAGATATTGAAGGCATCTTAA
- a CDS encoding LytR/AlgR family response regulator transcription factor yields MIRCITIDDEPLALRQIVNYIEKTPFLECVGQFENALEALTFLKENEVDLMFVDIQMPDISGMDFVKMLKNPPRIIFTTAYSEYAVEGFKVDAVDYLLKPIGYPDFFKAAEKARDRITPITSKEVEKNIEGNSEFLFVKSEHKMLRINTSKIKYIEGMREYVRIHLEDQKPVMALMSMKKIDEFLPSEHFMRVHRSYIVNLNKIEVINRSRIIFDEDVYIPVSDQYKNDFQAFLDKNSLG; encoded by the coding sequence ATGATTAGATGCATCACCATAGACGACGAGCCTTTGGCTTTAAGACAAATTGTCAATTATATAGAAAAAACACCTTTTTTAGAATGTGTAGGACAATTTGAAAATGCACTTGAGGCACTCACTTTTCTGAAAGAAAATGAGGTAGATTTGATGTTTGTGGATATTCAGATGCCAGATATCAGTGGGATGGATTTTGTGAAAATGCTCAAGAATCCTCCTCGAATTATCTTCACTACAGCTTACAGTGAGTATGCTGTAGAAGGCTTCAAGGTTGATGCTGTCGATTACCTGTTGAAACCCATAGGCTACCCCGACTTCTTTAAAGCAGCCGAAAAAGCGAGAGACCGTATAACGCCCATAACAAGCAAAGAAGTTGAAAAAAATATTGAAGGAAATTCTGAATTTCTATTTGTAAAATCAGAGCATAAAATGCTACGTATCAACACTTCTAAAATCAAATACATAGAAGGGATGCGTGAATATGTCAGAATCCATTTGGAAGATCAAAAACCAGTAATGGCACTAATGAGTATGAAGAAAATAGACGAGTTTTTACCTTCTGAGCACTTCATGCGTGTACACCGTTCTTATATCGTGAACTTAAACAAGATAGAGGTTATAAACCGCAGTCGTATCATTTTTGATGAAGATGTGTACATTCCTGTCAGTGATCAATACAAAAATGACTTTCAAGCTTTCTTAGATAAAAACTCATTGGGCTAA
- a CDS encoding polyphosphate polymerase domain-containing protein, whose product MVLPTYSHLINQYESISLEEIQAVKLMNRVDQKFLLTARQLTELLRLLSEDYYVMEIENKRLLQYQTHYFDTKEDAMYQNHQRGKLNRFKIRHRTYVDSEVAFLELKFKNNKGRTEKIRIPSATAHGDFSKKESYYLANHSPYKAHELSLKLKNNFQRITLANKDFTERCTIDVELNFTNTLGTESLGGLSIVEVKTDQQNQKAIILNALKKLGIRPSRFSKYCIGRALLEPHLKANRFKRRILKLNTLL is encoded by the coding sequence ATGGTTTTACCTACTTATTCACATCTAATCAACCAATATGAGTCCATAAGTCTAGAAGAAATACAGGCCGTGAAACTCATGAATAGAGTTGATCAAAAGTTCTTGCTTACTGCAAGGCAACTAACAGAACTTCTTCGTCTTTTGTCGGAAGATTATTATGTCATGGAAATTGAGAACAAACGCTTGCTCCAATATCAGACACATTACTTCGACACTAAAGAAGATGCCATGTACCAAAACCATCAGAGAGGGAAACTGAACCGATTCAAAATTCGGCATCGTACTTATGTGGACTCTGAAGTCGCATTTTTGGAACTAAAGTTTAAAAACAATAAAGGGAGAACTGAGAAAATCCGAATCCCATCGGCCACCGCTCATGGTGATTTCTCTAAAAAAGAAAGTTATTATTTGGCCAATCATTCTCCTTATAAAGCTCACGAACTAAGTCTGAAACTGAAAAATAACTTCCAACGCATTACGCTTGCCAACAAAGATTTTACGGAACGCTGCACCATAGACGTAGAACTAAACTTTACAAACACATTAGGGACAGAGTCTTTGGGTGGGCTGAGTATTGTAGAGGTAAAAACAGACCAACAAAACCAAAAGGCGATTATTCTGAATGCCCTTAAAAAATTAGGTATTCGCCCTTCCCGATTCAGCAAATATTGTATAGGCAGAGCTTTATTAGAACCACACTTAAAAGCCAACCGATTTAAACGAAGAATACTCAAGCTGAATACGCTTTTATAA